AACAAccggaaaaaaaataaaataaaataacaaaaaaaaaaaaaaaggaaccaaacacaggggggggtgggggggggggggggggggggaggataTGGAGTTCAACCTGGATGCTTATCACTAACTTTCCAAACAGAAGACCGAGTTCTTGATGCCCTTGTCATCCAAATTCTTCCCTAAAATCCCAAGAAATCAGctcaattttcacaaaataagtAAATCTACAAAAAGTACCAACAACAGAGACTACAAGAGTAACAAAGGGTGCAGAATCAatacaatatataaataaaataaaatttcttccgTGAAAACACACACATGCAAACTAAAACTCTAATGCTCCATTTGATCACTGGGAAAAGTTCCAGAGGAAAGTAAACCAGAAGTTAAAATCAAAAACTTTTGTCCCTTAAGACCTCAGTTTGCTTTTATTGACAACTAAAACAACATAAAGTTTGTAACTTTATTATCCCCATAATCTGCAGATTCTTcaaaacaacaaccaagccttaataccaaaattttggagttgGTTATAAATCCTCAACGGACTAATCATAGTTTGCTACATGTATTCTTTGCcgccattctattctattctatccTATCCAAAAGCATACTCTATGTTCTTTAATTAACATGTTCTTTGTTATAAATTCAATTAATGTTATACTCTctctaccctttttttttatcaactcattcttcaaaacattaaaataaaaatcctgCTTTGAAACATATTTTACTCATCCAATTccaaccacaaaaatcataaAAGCTAATACAACAATCCCAACTATCCAAACCAAAAACTAGACTAGTATCAAATATAATACTTCCTACTCAAATGAATCTactaaaaagagaagaaatttaaaatttttaaaaatgacaaCAAGAACATGCACATGTGTTTCAGTCCACAACTCCACAAAAGTCATATTAAGATTAAACCCACATGAAACAACtgcaacccaaaaaaagaaaagacccaACAAAGTGACCAAAccctaaaccccaaaaaaacaaaacccaacataTATaatcccttaaaaaaataaaatttaaatcaaaattaaaaagaaaattaaatgaaatagaCCTTCTGGGCATCTCTGGATATGCCATAACCGCTATAATACATCTGGGCAACCAAGATCTGCATGTTGATATCTCCAGCCTTTGCTTCCTTCAACGTGTCCTTAAACCACCGCTTCACACAGTCCGACACAACCTCCGACAACGGCAACCTCGTATTGCTACTACTCAcgtcattgttgttgttgttgttgctgctcgACATGTCGTTTTTATAACTACTTTCGTTGGACTGGTGAAAACCTGgtcagagaaagaaagaagcaatCTTTAGTATTGACAAAGTATAATAAAGAGTTAGTTTTAGAgacagtaaaaaataaaaataaaaaagttttgatcTTTTTTCAAATATGGGTTCTTCAATTTGTTTAATAAAGTTCTTACCTTTGGTTacttgggattttttttttttttttttttttttttttttacaaaaataggAGCCGAAGATTTTGAAAGTTGGGAAGAGGGTTTTAGTTTACGAAGGGAAACGGAATTTCGAAACTTAGCAAATTGACTTTCAGAGGACTTTTATAGATGGAGGCCGTGTTTGAAGGGGTGGAGAAAAGTGAAAACGTGGTCGTTTTggtttcttcatttttatttatttttttttaagtgaaaattttgagataatTTTGTGTCAGACGACGTCGCTTTCTAGACTTCTAGTTAGTTGTTGTGTGTTTGTTGGAAACTCGAAAGAATGACATGACAATAGCGACTATTGGTGGCAAAAATTCTTAGAGTGCTCATCTGACTAGTAGGTCTTTGTTGGCATTTTATGAAGAATACGCTAGTTCTAACAGCGCCTTCACCGTGGAGCTCTCTGGTCTTGGATGCGCCACTACACTACGTTTTTTCAGACTTGTTGTGGAGTTGGGgttattattacttattttgACTGGTTTAGTAGCAGCATTTCAATACcgacacttttatttatttatttagatccTCAATAAAATCTGTGTACACAACTTTTGTACCTGAATTTTTGCCAACTTTGATAATGTGAGTGATTGTATCTTGTAGTTgtaagtgataaaaaaaaaaatagtgaatttatATAAAAGTATCAAATAATTACTTATAGTCCGCAAcaatacttttcaaaaaaaaaaaaaaaagtccacaaCAATAGAGTTGTGACAAAACTTCTGACACATAAACTATTATCTTATAAGAACTCTTAGAATAATTCAATTGTAAAGTGCTTAAAATCCTATTAATTCATTTTGAGATGAGTGAATTAGTTTTTTGTCACATCATGAACATTTTAACATTGtcattttattatctatttaaaTGATTGATTATATGACAAAATTCAATTCTCTCATTTCAAAATAAACTGATGATAGAATTTTAGAAACACTATGTTTGGAGTTTACTGAAGTACTTAAGAGGCACAGAGATATTTGGAGTTTACTTAAGCACTCTAGACTCTAGAGGCATCCTCAAAGAGGATGTCTCGCTCATTCAAAACTGTTGAAAGTTACATGTTAAGAGGATCTAGACATTCATTTTGAATGATGCCGACAATCCATTATTGATAGATCTACTTATGTGATGAGATATCATTTGTTTTGAACAAGGTAAGGAACTACTACATTAAAGTTATGCTTGAGTGGATCGAATGGGGTTAACTCCGTTGCAGTATTTGATAATGAAATATTTGTAAGCTAAGAGCATGCTGCTGATTGTTCTTCTGGGTTAAATTTGATGTGGATACTGCGGCTACTCAAATGTGACCATATGGTTAAGAACAAATTGTTTACAGAAGAATCTATACTAACAGAAGAATCTATACCATCATTAAATTTGTACTCTTTGATTATCTCACACAACAATTTTGAGCTGTACTGAACACAGGTAGACGGCCAGGAATATATTGGCCAAAAGGTACAAGAAAAATGGGCGGAAATATACCTCAGAAACGCACTACATACAAGTTTACAAAATTGCATCAGTAGGCTTAAAACCAAAATTATGCACTCCAACACAATTTACACCTATCTTTTTCAAGACCATAAAATAACATTGCATAGAAATTGATTGGTACAGCACTTGCACGCTGAACCTCAGCTTTCATTCTTGAATAAATCATGACTCAATACTGATTTTCTGTGGGTATAGCACAGCTACAAACCGATGGATACATCTTCAATGGGAGGGTGATGAGTGGAATATTATACATGAATgtggagaagagagaaagaatagacccgataaaaaaaaaaaaaaattctattaactATATTTGAGAGAATAAAATCTCTCAAAACCCTTTCAAGGTGATAACCAAAGCAGTGAAATGCTGCAGTACCATAACCTAGTGTTTTCAGCAGTCACTCCAACCATCTgaatcatcttcatcacttcCAGCAAATGCCTATTTCAAAAGCCACCTTTTTAATATAGTGCAAAAACatgtacacaaacacaatgaaagagagagagagagaaagagacctGGCGAATTGTTTTTGCTTTCTCCAAGATAGCAGCAACCTTCAGATTGGTTTTAGGACCATGAATGCTGGGTCTTGTTGGCACTGCAGGCTTCAAGTTGAAGGACTGACAAGGAAAAATTTTTCACTCAGTTCATATAATTGCATTAGGGGGAAAAAGGATGAGAGGGAGGGGTGTGatacaaaatatatacataagCCACCCGCCAAATCTAACCTTTGTTCGTATCTGTTCTAGCAATGAATCTCTTTCATCTACCTTTGGTTCAATTTGAGGCCGAACCCGTTCAGCTACCTTTCTCAACTGCAATAGGTTCAAATGTCATAAAGCAGGCACTTTCTAAGCAACAAAGGATCagattgtaaaaataaaaaataaaaacttggaTACCAGAAAGCAATCATCACCTTGCTTTTGTCATGAGCAGCAACAGCATCAATGAGAGGACTTCGAGGACGAGGAATCTTAATTGCTGGATTTCCGTTTGGCTTTCCTTCTTCAGTGCCTGGTACTTGAGTAATTTCTCCATCTGAAGTCAACAAAGCCTGCTGAGGCTGTTCTGCTCCTATAGTTGGTGGCGGAATAGATGTCTCAAAAGGATTTTGTCGGACCCCTTCTGAATAATTTTGCAGAGAGGATTGAAGTGTTTTATCCTCTGACCCAATCTCTGGTTCTAATTGGTTGAGAGGCTTGATCTGTTTTTCTTGTGAAGATTCAGATTCATGTTTAGGAGTAGTGTATTCAATGGTAGGTATTGGTGAGAATGGGTTTGAACTAGATAGAGCTTTTTCTCCTTCTAAAGCAAGGAAACCATATTCAGGCCTTTCATTAGGTATTGCTGGTGATGTTAAGAATGGATTCAGGGTTTGCGTTCCCTCTAAAGATAGGCAATTGTGTTGACTATCAGCCTCACTATCCATGGTTGGCAATTGAAAAGAGAATGGAATTGGTTGTGCCAAATTACTCTCCACTTGTTCAGAAACTTGTTGAGAATTCTCATCTTCAACAGCTGTGATGGGCAAAAACGGGTTAGGAAGCTGCAAATTCCCTGTCTTGGATGCTGGAAATCCAAATTGAGCTTTCTCGTAATTGAATGGCTGTAACGGTGGAAACACATGCTGACTTGCCTCAACCAAATCTCTGTCAGAAGCAAGGGAAGCATTTTGAGCCTTCCCCATCCTCCATTGCATAGGAGGAAGAGGCGGTAATGGTGGCATCTCCTCCAGATTAACTTGAGCTGCCACAGGGAGTAGGCCAAAGCTAGGCAGGGCACACTGTAATGAATCCATTGCTTGCTTAGTACCATCAGGTTCCAGGCCGGCTGACTGTGGTAAGAATTCCGATGCTGAAAGTTGGCATGGAAGGTGTTCTGCACAAGATTCAGAAGGAGTGTCAAAGCATCTTTCCTGTAAGTGATTTGAAGATTGGGTCTGTTCACATCTCTCCTGATCTATGTGACTTGGAGATGGCAATTGTTCAGATTGAAGTTTTAAAGAGTTAGAAGTTGCTTCATCTTCTTGCAAACTTTCCACTTCAGCTTGATCAGCTTTGAACTGCAATGGCTTCTCTAAAGGAACTCCTGGCTCAGGGAGGTAGAAGGTAAGTGAAGACACCTCATCTTCATTATTCTCGAAAAGATGACTCTGATGGGGGGATTTTGATTCTGACTGTTCATTGCTTAGTACTAAATACGTTGGGGCTCTGGTGACATCATTGTCAGACAAACTGTTTTGGGTTTCTTTGCCCAGAGATGACTCATGAATATCATCAAACATTCTTAAATTGCAATGGTCAGAAGACAGCAATTTCAATGTGGTATCTCCAGGAGCAACTTCCAGTTGATTCACTTCTTTTTGTGTCATGGTTTCTGTAAGACATTCTGGAGAAGCTGCCTCATTAAATTCCAACCCTTTCTGATTGGAATCAGAAAATCCAGAAAGAGATTCTTCCAAATTTATATGATTCCCAGATGGAGAACAAGTTAGATCTGGAGATGTAGGAATAACATCATTGAGATCACCATCTGCACTGGAGACAGCAGCAGCTGACACAGATTCATCAGTTATAACTAGTTTAGTTACATCATCAAGATCACCATCTGCACTTGTGACAGCAGCAGCTGACACAGATTCATCAGTTATAACTGGTATAATTACATCATCGAGATCACCATCTGCACCGGTGACAGCAGCAGCAGCTAACACAGATTCATCAGTTATAACTAGTTTAGTTACATCATCAAGATCACCATCTGCACTTGTGACAGCAGCAGCTGACACAGATTCATCAGTTATAACTGGTTTAATTACATCATCGAGATCACCATCTGCACTGGTGACGGCAGCAGCTGACACAGGTTCATCAGTTATAACTGGTTTATTTACTACAGCATCTAAGTTTACATCATCCTTGTGGCACAGATAATTTGGATCATCAGATGGAAGTTCAAGAGGAACAACATCATCTTCCACAACCTCGACACTGCATGTGGGTGTACCTATTTCCTCACCATCTTCCCTAGACCCATCAATATCTGATTTCTTGTCAGAATATGGAACAACAAATTCTGCAGAAGCAAGTTTAAGTTCTGGAACATCATCcattaaatctaaaaattcctGCTCCTCAAAGTTGTGCGTCTTTTGAGTTTCAACCATAGGAGCTGAGTTGATTCCACTCACCATAAGAGCATCATCGGATTTGGAAACTATATCATCAGGCTCTATAAGATCTGAACAACAAGTAGGAGGTATCAAATCTGAACAAACTTCTTGTGGTGAGGCTGAGCAATGGAGCTGATTTTCTTTAGGTGAACTTGAATGAGGTGAAGCAATCTTTTCATCGGCAAGATTTTCAGAATATTCTTCATCAACAGATTCTGCTTGAAGTGCTTCATTAAGAGAAAAGTTGCTCCTTTCAATTTCCAAAGTTGGCTTTGAAACATCCGACAAATGCAGCAAAGCATCAGAAACAACATTTGGTTCTTCAACGTCCAGATGGCTTTCAACAGAACTTACCAAGCAAATATCATGAATATCCTGAGACAGAACACCAGAGACAACAGCTCTAGAATCAACTAGATTTGTCCCATTTTCATTGTCTGATAATTTGGAACCAATCTTAATAGAGTCAGAGGTTACTTCCTCTACTTCAGGACCCACCAATGTATCCAGTGACAAGTGTACTCCATGATCTGAAGGCAGTAGTACAGGTATGGAATCTGTAAGACATGAGCTACATGATGCTTCTCCAACATCAGGGATCTTGTCTTCCTCAATGCGTGTACCATTTGGCACTGAAAAATCATGAGATTTGGTTCCCTCCAACTCATCCATTAGCTGGCTGGATGGGATATCCACACTCTCTGCTGCACAAGTTTCGGAAGACGGAAACACCTTAGCCACTCCATCACCACCAGATGCTGTATGCTCAGCCAAACTGCTTAGTGTATCAGAGTCGGAAAAACTGGATCTATTATTCTTGAACGAACCATTCCCATAATCTGACACAGAGGAGTTTCCAAATGATTGAGAATCCGAAAATTGAGCTTGGAGCGCCagattttcttcattttcatcaGAATCTCTCCCATCTTTCTTAACACTGAAGAAGCCCTGGTCATTCTCAGGTCTATACTCATTTTCTGTTTCAATTTCTGACTCTATGGTGTTAAGGGCATCCATGTAATTGTCTATCTCACTGGCCAAATCATCAGAATTGTACCCATCTACACTGCCTTCAGTTCTGAGGTCTCCATCAACTGCCAATTCCTTTTCAACTGCTACCTTATCGAGGCTGGAAGAAGAAATGTAATTGATATCACCATCATTGCCTGGCTCAGACACTTGTACAAATTTTCCACCAATGACATCCCCGTTAAACTTCTCCATGTATGGTTCTGAAACTTCCTCCTGTGCATTAGGTGAGGAACATGCACTTTCCTTTCCTTGCGATGATTTCTTTACAGGACTCACAGTACTGATTTCAAGTATTTCAAGCCCTGATTCACTATAATTATCCATAGTCAATTTCACGGGTGAAGTGATAGATTTTTCATGAACCACCTCATGCTCAGCAGTATCAGTCTCCAGGAATTTCTCCATGTAACTTCTCCCAGTTTTTGAGTCAAATGGATATCCATTCAAttgccttttcttcaacttcaCAAGACGCGCAGGGTCACTAAAAGTATTCTCAATGCGTTCCTCCAGAAACAACTGATGCAATCTGCACTATTCCAAAACAATTTAAGTGACCAATAAACCAACTACACTTAAAAACTAGGAGACTAAACAAACAAAAGACAGCCAGAATGCATCAATATGAGACCAGAGCCCTCACTTGGCATGTGATGTGGATTGGACTTCAGGTGTTTCTCCATTTCTCCAGCGTGATCCTTTTTTCTGCagaaatataagaagaaattaCAACTCAAGCTTTGTAATTACAAAAAGTTTTTGTATACAGTGATGAGTTGCCATCAAGAAAAGAAGCTAATATGCTGATTCCAACACCAAAATTAAGATTACCACTACTGGCAAGGAAAAAGGATAGAATAACTAGCATTGTCAAGGAAAAATATGTTTCTTAGATGTGTAATTAACAAGAAACGGTTATAGGTGAAACAAATCTTAGTCAATCTTGCACAGCCTCTGTGAATCTCAACTTCCAAAAGGGAGAATCTAAAGGTTGAGTCAGAGGAATTTTTAAGGCCTCATCAAGAGTAAAGCTCAAAAGCATGTCAGCAAAGTGTGCGTGAGTAAACAGAAACATACtcaatggtgaccttaaaaattttgatctCAGAGGAAATGTTTACATTACATGGATGGTCAGAGTTCTTTCAATCCAAGTGTGAGCTTTCATAGGAACTCAGGGCAAGATGAGATTATAGAGCCCAGTTCTTCATTTATGCTACACAAAGGACAAAATAGCAGAAGAGAATATGCTGACTTCCTTGCTATAGGCCCCAAGTAGGTTATCCCAGCCCAAAGTGAATTGGCATGAAAGGTTGGCCTTTAATAAGTAAAATCCaagaaagatttaataaaaaaaaaaaacaaaaaccctatgCTTTGAATGAGATCTAGCTCAAGAGGCATTTCCTCCTTTCATAAATTGGTgaagggtgaggtcatgggttcaaacCCACTAAGTGCTTGTATAACCTACCTATCaataattacttaaaaaaaaaaaaaaactactaatcaataattaaataacccTAATCTGTGTCACATACTGGTAGATATCACCATGAATAGGTGGGTATCACATAAAACAAACCATAAATTTGTATTATCAGAAGATTGCCATGAGAAAAGCTCGTAATATGGTTATGATCTTTTCACTGCAATACCTTCACTTTGCggtttttcttttccctctgAACTTCTGTTGCTTTTCCAGAGGATGCTGCTTCCACTTTAAAGAAAGATGGATCAGTATAACGCTTTAAACACGCTCCAGCCCCCGCAACATCAAACCTATTAGAAGCCATctaaacatattaaaattccACATTTATAAAAACAAGTTAATTATAACTTTCTGTTAAAATCACTCAAGTCAataccaccccccccccccccaaaaaaaaaaaagtcaacaaatATTGTGCAATCATACTTGTCCAGCAAAAATAGCCGTGGagggccccggcattcttcataaGAGTCCATTACAAAGCGAGGTAAGTCCCCACGAGTTATCAGATTCTGTTCCGTACGCAGATTAGGATGCCAATCAACACCTGCGATAGAATTTGTATTTATCTCACAGTGCACCTTGATCACCCATTCTACCAGCTAATCTTTTTCAACATGAGAAGcctttgaagtattaaactcaaaactaaataaaatttttgaagaaccaaacaaacaaatacaTGAGatgtgttagaattatggttaattgattaaatttatcatttcctattagcttaagcttttggaagaattgataatttaagatatggtatcagagtaggaAATCCTGAGTTCAATCCCTAGTTTTACCCTAACCTCTATTGTTGGGGCCTACTTATTAaggattaaattcaccatttataatagcttaagctttagggacaatcaataattaaacaagatggaaaatatataaaagtgcGGCTGATTACAACAAAAGCACATCTTTGGTTTAGTATAAGGATTAGAGATCAAATGCCACTGTACATATaaggatcaaaataaaatatatttgcaaCTTTACTTGCCAGAGTCCACACTACATAATCATGACAAAGACCCACGGGTACCATCACATGGACAATTTCCTAGGACAATATTGAACAATACTTTATTCCTATAAGAAACATATATAAGcatctttgatatatatttaaatgcaGACAAATATGCATGCActttatgctattttttttctttgtagagAGGATGGGAATTGATGGAAAAAGTTTCCAGGAACTAACAATTGGGGTCAGAACAATTGATTTTGAAGAGGAGAAAAAAGTGCATAGCATCTGTTTGCCATCAATACAAATGACACGTTAACCGTGTACAACATTACAGTAAAAGCAACAAATGAGGTCCAGTTAACGGTCATGTTTTTACTATCCTGTTCAAACTACACTTCTCTCATAAAAGCTTTGtgggaaaaaaatcaaatgaagaCAAGAATTTAAGGAGTCATCTAACCTGCATTGGAAAAGAATAATGAATGACTTGTTTGGGATAGAAATTCCTTCTCAATTGAAGGAACTTCTGCCTCAAGCTGTTGAACACGAGCCATAAGACCATGTCCTCTTGCAGCTGTAGCCATTACTTCTTCATGCAAGTCATGGAATATCTCAGCAGCGAACCTTTAAtgaacacaaaataaagaaaaatttacaaatgGAAGAGAATCAAAATAGTgagcttgattttttattttatttttttttttttggggtggggggcgGTCAAAAAGTATATGATGTCTAGAGAGTTCATAGAATTTCTTTAAACAGGGATGGCTAACACTTTCCTCTTGATATTACTTAGCTCTCTAAGCATATTTTACAGAAAACTGAGCAACAAACATATGATGAAAGCTAATGGAGCTGAGAGGTTCAATTTTAGAAGTTCATATCAATGTCTTAACAATGAACAGGGTTTTTGGTAGCAAACCAAGAAAGGAAACCATGCCATATGGTTCTCATTCttcaatattttcaaatctTAACTTTAAAAATATCCTAAGAATTGCTTCAGTCTAGACTAAGCAACTAGAAATGTAAGTCTCTAGCACCAAAATAAGTTCTTATAAAAAGTAATTGAATGATAAAAACATAACAATAGCAAACATAACTTCGAAGGTCCAATTTCATTCACAAAAAAAGTATTGACGATAGGCTAGATTTCTTAGTAACAGTTGCTAAATTGATTTTAATCAACTTATGAATTTGTCATTAATCAAGTCAAGAATGCATATAACCCTGTTTAACCATATCCCAGAATAGTGGAAGTAAATTCCACATCTTtgttaagagattttttttttttttttaatttataagtgcACATCTTTGTTAAGAGACTTAAACAACAGCAAAACTTCCAACTCAAACACAAGAGATTGGGAACTGGGGATTTCAAACATTACAAGTCACAATTCACTCAGCAATGCCAATTTCAACACAAAATCTCATAAAATCACAATTCACTGACTTTCATACTCAAATTCCATACAAACTTTCCAAAATtcaacacatacacacatacacaacaaTCACCATTATTAGAAAgtcaataaaattcaaatctcaCTCCATTCCACTAAATCCGatcataaattcaaattaaagacCGAAGGTTATAAAAATGCGTTTACAGTTACATCATCCAGAAACCCCAAATTTATAACCTTAACCACTATCAAAACAAATCCTATCGtagttaataataaattaaaaaatgctaGTTGGGAACCAAAAATCTAATGAAAAATCACGAACTATCTCAACAAATCGAAGAACCAACTCAACAACGCCAATTTCTACACAGAAtcacataaaatcaaaatttatcaaCTCTCAGTCTCAAATTTCAACCAAACTTCCCAAAATTcaacacacgcacacacacacaacaatcTCCATAATTAGAAAGTCGATAAAATTCAAAGCCTCACTCCATTCCACCCCATCAATCCgatcaaaaaattcaaatcaaaaaccaaaaacattcaaaacaacaacaaattaaCAGTAATAACTCACAATTTAACACTAAACTCATCCAGAATCCCCAAAATCAAACCCTACAAACTCAGCATTCTTCAATTCTCACCACAAAAAGAccaagggagagagagagagactcactCGGCGAGGTCACCAAGCTGGCGCAAGACACCGACGAGTCCAGCCATGGCAACACCTTCCAACAAAGCTTCTGGATCATCTCTATCAGCTGCTCTGTACAGCTCCGGATCCGCCAAACTGAACTCGCTCCGTACCTGATACCTCGTCAACggcatttttctctttctccgaGCTCCTAGTAGCAGTTGTTCCCAAATTCAAGCACCACAGAATCACAAACCCTAATTCTCAAGCACATATATAAGACCGTTTCTGTGATCTTCAATTCTACATTTccaccagagagagagagagagaaagaagatgGGCAAAGAAATGAGTGAATATACGGTGGTCAGAGacgtgaagagagagagagaaagagagagagtataaaatgaaagttaaaaaagataatttttatttctattttggtagACAGGGAATTTTTGGAAGAGGAATGAAGCTGAATACGTATATATGAGTGGATGAAGTGTGTGTTGTATTCTTTTGCTCGGCGCGCACCGCGCCGCTTAGAGTGCGATGGACTTGTCAGGACTCATGATGCAATCTTTTACTACTTTTTACTGTGGAAGGGTATTTTCAGGTGGTCTATTGTTTACGGGTATATTTCTATTTTAGGCCCTGAGAGGGTCTGTTTGGtaaataacagttttttatttttttgaaaataagtttaggtgaaaaagtgtgtgaaaatataggtaatgttgtttaaaaactaaaaacatatgtTTGAACTCGCGTACCAAACAGAGTCTTAACTACCGTACGTAGGTGCTATTTCTTatgtttcatttttaaaattccaCCATGTAGATTTTTCCTTATGAGAtggaaatgtattttttagttaagtagtcacatAATTAAATCTTAAGAGGGGAACCTAAAAAACAGTATCTAAAGTACTTTACCTAATGGCATGTTTGgcagtttaaaaaaataagggggagtagagtagagggagggagagtaattcaattatcttgtttggaagttttttaaggaaagagGGGAAgagtttggaggggtttggaggggtttcaatcACCTCTAAATCTAatccctcatttttaattcccccaaattgaagagatttggagggagagtagagtagataaattattgactagataaatttcccaatttaccctttctaaattaataatagaccaatgttgcaagtccattttcaaacgggaataaatttttttattttaatcatttcctctcctctccattctattttttaaaacatccaaacaaaaggaagggctaattactcccttcctctttactaattttaaaaacatccaaataaggtggaggGGAATCATTCtcctctactcccctctactctcctccctccctaaacttccaaacaagtcATAAGTTTTGTCATTCTATTTTAAGGCTCTAATTTGCATTTGTAAATGTGTTAGAACTTAGCTAACTACTTGTTTGTTTGCTAATcaaataaactcaaattctcctAAAAGTGggaggatttatttatttatttatttataattcgaAAAGATGGAGGAAAGATGGGTTTGAATCTGTGAATATTTATGTTAGAAATACTAGGAAGTGACAATCAATTAAGCAACAAAGTTCTTAACGAGAGAGGGAATTGTATTTCCTTTTTGAAAATGGACATGACACTTGGTTTAGTACTCTTATACTCCTATGCACTTCCAAATCCAATGTACACGAGGAATGGAGTTTGGACCCCaagcattttctttaaaaataaataaat
The sequence above is drawn from the Quercus robur chromosome 7, dhQueRobu3.1, whole genome shotgun sequence genome and encodes:
- the LOC126692491 gene encoding SCAR-like protein 1, whose protein sequence is MPLTRYQVRSEFSLADPELYRAADRDDPEALLEGVAMAGLVGVLRQLGDLAEFAAEIFHDLHEEVMATAARGHGLMARVQQLEAEVPSIEKEFLSQTSHSLFFSNAGVDWHPNLRTEQNLITRGDLPRFVMDSYEECRGPPRLFLLDKFDVAGAGACLKRYTDPSFFKVEAASSGKATEVQREKKNRKVKKKGSRWRNGETPEVQSTSHAKLHQLFLEERIENTFSDPARLVKLKKRQLNGYPFDSKTGRSYMEKFLETDTAEHEVVHEKSITSPVKLTMDNYSESGLEILEISTVSPVKKSSQGKESACSSPNAQEEVSEPYMEKFNGDVIGGKFVQVSEPGNDGDINYISSSSLDKVAVEKELAVDGDLRTEGSVDGYNSDDLASEIDNYMDALNTIESEIETENEYRPENDQGFFSVKKDGRDSDENEENLALQAQFSDSQSFGNSSVSDYGNGSFKNNRSSFSDSDTLSSLAEHTASGGDGVAKVFPSSETCAAESVDIPSSQLMDELEGTKSHDFSVPNGTRIEEDKIPDVGEASCSSCLTDSIPVLLPSDHGVHLSLDTLVGPEVEEVTSDSIKIGSKLSDNENGTNLVDSRAVVSGVLSQDIHDICLVSSVESHLDVEEPNVVSDALLHLSDVSKPTLEIERSNFSLNEALQAESVDEEYSENLADEKIASPHSSSPKENQLHCSASPQEVCSDLIPPTCCSDLIEPDDIVSKSDDALMVSGINSAPMVETQKTHNFEEQEFLDLMDDVPELKLASAEFVVPYSDKKSDIDGSREDGEEIGTPTCSVEVVEDDVVPLELPSDDPNYLCHKDDVNLDAVVNKPVITDEPVSAAAVTSADGDLDDVIKPVITDESVSAAAVTSADGDLDDVTKLVITDESVLAAAAVTGADGDLDDVIIPVITDESVSAAAVTSADGDLDDVTKLVITDESVSAAAVSSADGDLNDVIPTSPDLTCSPSGNHINLEESLSGFSDSNQKGLEFNEAASPECLTETMTQKEVNQLEVAPGDTTLKLLSSDHCNLRMFDDIHESSLGKETQNSLSDNDVTRAPTYLVLSNEQSESKSPHQSHLFENNEDEVSSLTFYLPEPGVPLEKPLQFKADQAEVESLQEDEATSNSLKLQSEQLPSPSHIDQERCEQTQSSNHLQERCFDTPSESCAEHLPCQLSASEFLPQSAGLEPDGTKQAMDSLQCALPSFGLLPVAAQVNLEEMPPLPPLPPMQWRMGKAQNASLASDRDLVEASQHVFPPLQPFNYEKAQFGFPASKTGNLQLPNPFLPITAVEDENSQQVSEQVESNLAQPIPFSFQLPTMDSEADSQHNCLSLEGTQTLNPFLTSPAIPNERPEYGFLALEGEKALSSSNPFSPIPTIEYTTPKHESESSQEKQIKPLNQLEPEIGSEDKTLQSSLQNYSEGVRQNPFETSIPPPTIGAEQPQQALLTSDGEITQVPGTEEGKPNGNPAIKIPRPRSPLIDAVAAHDKSKLRKVAERVRPQIEPKVDERDSLLEQIRTKSFNLKPAVPTRPSIHGPKTNLKVAAILEKAKTIRQAFAGSDEDDSDGWSDC
- the LOC126692490 gene encoding uncharacterized protein LOC126692490, whose amino-acid sequence is MSSSNNNNNNDVSSSNTRLPLSEVVSDCVKRWFKDTLKEAKAGDINMQILVAQMYYSGYGISRDAQKGRIWMTRASRTRSSVWKVSDKHPGYNASDSDSDELKGDS